In Methanococcoides sp. LMO-2, a single window of DNA contains:
- a CDS encoding PLDc N-terminal domain-containing protein: MLETIWGLIVLASVIWVIYDVVTQNQRLSGGMKVVWILAALLFGILGAAVYYFIGRKK, from the coding sequence ATGTTAGAAACAATTTGGGGTCTTATAGTATTAGCTTCAGTTATCTGGGTTATTTATGACGTAGTGACACAGAATCAGAGATTAAGTGGCGGAATGAAAGTGGTTTGGATACTCGCTGCACTTCTATTCGGTATCCTCGGTGCCGCTGTATACTATTTCATAGGCAGGAAAAAATAA
- a CDS encoding MFS transporter yields MASLDHPIDRQLYILSISKLFKDLATGMLVFIIPLYVANMDSLILQDMPAVLKAGLATTVFGLANSLSQPYMGRLSERLDRRKVFLTTGYIAFAIICYIYAISGNFESILFFRIVQGVAIGATIPAIVTMVTHLSASTARGQAIGIYSSLRGAAFGIGSVVGGAVITYHGFVAGFYISAGLVLLSTILITLFVKETEAPVIKTTDDNSTDGPFIIRILSIAMFMMIVGIMLILSLLPAYQTRLEASEFLLGIAISAYVISRIVFQVPIGILSDKFGRKLPILAGIFFNAIIVYALGQVDNVSSLILLRLLQGIAMAAVETPLLALAVELSGERKVSSRVSTITSAQAAGVAVGPLIGGIFGGYISFETPFNISSLLIVLSGIPVWVALRKSHGNAAHGSSVS; encoded by the coding sequence ATGGCGTCTTTAGACCATCCCATTGATCGCCAGCTCTACATTCTTTCTATATCCAAGCTCTTCAAGGATCTTGCTACAGGAATGCTGGTCTTCATCATACCATTGTACGTTGCGAACATGGATTCCCTGATACTGCAGGACATGCCGGCCGTCCTTAAGGCAGGACTTGCAACAACTGTCTTCGGGCTGGCAAATTCCCTTTCCCAGCCATATATGGGAAGGCTTAGTGAGCGGCTTGACAGAAGGAAGGTCTTCCTGACAACCGGCTACATTGCATTCGCGATCATCTGCTACATCTATGCAATCTCAGGTAACTTTGAATCAATACTTTTCTTCAGAATAGTTCAGGGAGTTGCCATAGGAGCCACAATTCCAGCTATCGTAACAATGGTCACGCACCTGTCAGCTTCAACGGCCCGGGGTCAGGCAATAGGCATCTACTCCAGCCTCAGGGGAGCAGCCTTTGGAATAGGCTCAGTGGTTGGTGGTGCTGTTATCACCTACCATGGGTTCGTTGCCGGATTCTACATCAGTGCAGGTCTGGTCCTCCTGAGTACCATACTCATAACCCTCTTTGTGAAAGAAACAGAAGCTCCCGTGATCAAGACAACGGATGATAATTCTACTGACGGACCTTTCATCATCAGGATACTTTCAATTGCAATGTTCATGATGATCGTAGGAATAATGCTCATACTTTCCCTCCTGCCTGCCTACCAGACAAGACTTGAAGCAAGCGAGTTCCTCCTGGGGATAGCAATTTCTGCATACGTGATATCAAGGATCGTCTTCCAGGTACCTATCGGCATCCTCTCTGACAAATTCGGAAGGAAATTGCCCATACTTGCAGGCATCTTCTTCAACGCGATCATTGTCTATGCCCTCGGTCAGGTGGACAATGTGAGCTCCCTCATCCTGCTGAGGTTACTGCAGGGAATAGCCATGGCAGCAGTTGAGACACCCCTCCTTGCTCTTGCAGTGGAACTTTCAGGAGAGAGAAAGGTGAGCAGCAGGGTAAGCACAATAACCAGCGCACAGGCAGCAGGGGTGGCCGTCGGACCTCTGATCGGAGGGATCTTTGGAGGATATATCAGCTTTGAGACACCCTTCAACATTAGCAGCCTACTGATCGTCCTATCCGGTATCCCGGTGTGGGTCGCATTAAGGAAAAGCCATGGAAATGCAGCTCATGGCAGCAGTGTTAGCTGA
- a CDS encoding MBL fold metallo-hydrolase: MQVTEHVHALKIPFSLTTDSGIVVERFVYSYLIYGKNVYLVDCGVASSEHIIFDYMKRTGRDPEEISLIVQTHSHADHIGSTPAIKDLTGCEVAAHRNAVGWMEDPDLQFRERPISNFSNLTGGPVKVDRVLEDGDLIELDEALSLRVIHTPGHSEGSISLLLSPDDVLFSGDAIPLVGDIPIYDDVEEVISSLRKLREIEDVKLLLSSWDDPVGGDDVYKEIDNAIDYVKKVHEAVLEFSPVSWERILEEIGLKDVPLNPLVMRTFEAHLRTKKDIS, translated from the coding sequence ATGCAGGTAACAGAACACGTACACGCTTTAAAGATACCTTTCAGTCTCACCACCGACTCGGGTATCGTTGTAGAGCGCTTCGTATATTCCTATCTCATCTATGGAAAGAACGTCTACCTTGTGGATTGCGGTGTTGCATCTTCGGAGCATATTATCTTCGACTACATGAAAAGGACAGGAAGGGATCCTGAAGAGATCTCGCTGATAGTGCAGACGCATTCCCATGCAGATCACATAGGTTCTACTCCTGCAATAAAGGATCTGACAGGATGTGAGGTCGCTGCCCACAGGAATGCGGTTGGGTGGATGGAGGATCCTGATCTGCAATTCCGTGAACGTCCGATTTCTAACTTCAGCAATCTGACAGGAGGTCCGGTGAAAGTAGACCGTGTACTTGAGGATGGGGATTTGATCGAGCTTGATGAAGCCCTGTCCCTGCGGGTAATCCACACGCCAGGCCACTCGGAAGGCTCGATATCTCTGCTTTTATCCCCTGATGATGTGCTTTTTTCAGGTGATGCAATCCCTCTTGTTGGTGATATCCCAATCTATGATGATGTTGAAGAGGTCATTTCATCTCTCAGGAAGCTCAGGGAGATCGAAGATGTAAAGTTGCTGTTGTCATCATGGGATGATCCGGTAGGAGGTGATGATGTCTACAAGGAGATAGATAATGCTATCGATTATGTAAAAAAGGTCCATGAGGCGGTTCTGGAATTCTCTCCGGTTTCATGGGAGAGGATTCTTGAAGAGATCGGACTGAAAGATGTGCCTCTCAATCCGCTTGTAATGAGAACTTTCGAGGCTCATTTGAGGACGAAGAAAGATATTTCCTGA
- a CDS encoding class I SAM-dependent methyltransferase — protein sequence MDIEEVVRIHAKPSGEEGKKVGLEMNEHHFDLWKWGVGHISFEPDSWILDVGCGGGRAVSILADLVEAGKVYGIDHSPEMVGLATELNRAAVESEHVTIIHSSVSELPFPDGMFDMVTAFETCYFWPDIVEDLKEVRRVLKDGGRLLIVNEMYEHTSFEDRNTPYAKVDGMNIFSPQDYMDMLESAGFSSVDIDEAPENNWITVVAVK from the coding sequence TTGGATATCGAGGAAGTTGTGAGAATTCATGCAAAACCTTCAGGTGAGGAAGGCAAGAAAGTCGGTCTTGAGATGAACGAGCACCACTTTGATCTGTGGAAATGGGGTGTAGGGCATATTTCCTTTGAACCGGATTCATGGATACTTGATGTAGGTTGTGGCGGTGGCCGGGCTGTTAGCATCCTGGCAGATCTCGTGGAAGCCGGTAAGGTCTATGGTATCGACCATTCCCCTGAAATGGTAGGTCTTGCGACCGAGCTGAACAGGGCTGCAGTTGAAAGTGAGCATGTGACAATAATCCATTCTTCGGTCTCAGAGCTTCCATTTCCTGATGGGATGTTCGATATGGTCACTGCTTTTGAGACATGTTACTTCTGGCCGGATATCGTAGAGGATCTCAAAGAGGTCAGGCGCGTGCTCAAGGATGGTGGCAGGCTGCTGATAGTCAATGAGATGTACGAGCATACAAGTTTTGAGGATAGGAACACGCCTTACGCAAAAGTGGATGGGATGAATATCTTCTCACCTCAGGACTACATGGATATGCTTGAAAGTGCAGGCTTCTCTTCTGTGGATATCGATGAGGCACCGGAGAACAACTGGATCACCGTTGTCGCAGTAAAATGA
- the sfsA gene encoding DNA/RNA nuclease SfsA yields MSEKEVVMEIPWDAEARLLSRPNRFLGVVDIVSYSGSPSEIREEKVHIHDPGRLEDLLYPGNELLLKKASNPDRKTGWDVIAAKADDGWILINSAFHRKIAEWAIGNEVSPFLKGLDSVAAEQKFGDSRLDFLLLKGETKIWVEVKGCTLTNGNKAIFPDAPTVRGKRHIEELIKAVKGGDESLLIVLVFRPDAKCFAPNEIIDPDLAEVFREAVKEGVNVCPMVFSYEGQEIIYRGLIPLCDGWG; encoded by the coding sequence ATGTCTGAAAAAGAAGTGGTTATGGAGATACCCTGGGATGCGGAGGCCAGATTACTTTCCAGGCCCAACCGTTTCTTAGGTGTGGTGGATATTGTATCCTATTCAGGGTCCCCTTCAGAAATACGGGAAGAAAAGGTCCACATACATGACCCCGGCAGGCTTGAGGACCTGCTTTATCCGGGAAACGAACTGTTGCTGAAAAAAGCTTCCAATCCTGACAGGAAGACCGGCTGGGATGTCATTGCTGCTAAAGCTGATGATGGCTGGATACTGATCAATTCAGCATTTCATCGAAAGATCGCGGAATGGGCTATAGGGAACGAGGTCTCACCTTTCCTCAAAGGGCTGGATTCGGTTGCGGCCGAGCAGAAGTTCGGGGATAGCAGACTGGATTTCCTTCTCTTAAAAGGTGAAACTAAGATATGGGTGGAAGTGAAGGGGTGTACCCTGACCAATGGTAACAAAGCAATATTTCCCGATGCACCGACCGTCAGGGGAAAGAGGCATATTGAAGAGCTGATCAAAGCGGTGAAGGGTGGCGATGAATCCCTTCTGATTGTTCTTGTGTTCAGGCCTGATGCAAAATGTTTTGCACCGAACGAGATCATTGATCCTGATCTTGCAGAGGTTTTCAGGGAAGCGGTCAAAGAGGGTGTTAATGTCTGCCCCATGGTGTTCAGTTACGAAGGGCAGGAAATTATTTACAGGGGCCTTATCCCTTTGTGTGACGGATGGGGCTGA
- a CDS encoding DUF5518 domain-containing protein, whose protein sequence is MNIIKGAIVGLVCTVILYMIPLINALSPFFGGFIGGYVAEEGAFGGFKVGILMSVLAAIPGFLLSGILAVMLADIPILGAILAGSGILITLVIVIYTAIFGIIGAVVGGAVADNR, encoded by the coding sequence ATGAATATTATAAAAGGAGCAATTGTCGGACTGGTTTGCACAGTGATTCTGTATATGATACCATTGATAAACGCACTTTCTCCTTTCTTTGGAGGCTTCATCGGAGGGTATGTTGCCGAAGAAGGTGCTTTCGGCGGCTTCAAAGTTGGAATATTGATGTCTGTACTGGCAGCAATTCCCGGATTCCTGCTTTCAGGTATTCTTGCAGTCATGCTTGCGGATATCCCTATCCTGGGTGCTATCCTTGCAGGCTCAGGTATTCTCATCACTCTGGTGATCGTCATCTACACTGCGATATTCGGGATCATCGGAGCCGTTGTTGGTGGGGCTGTAGCTGATAACAGGTGA
- a CDS encoding DUF367 family protein gives MDNQKVKKYHLHIYHARQCDPKKCTGKKMARFDLARLFDKVQKIPRGSILLDPMAEQALSPADRNEQNITVLDCSWETVEEVFPQLLRLQLKHRALPYLVAANPVNFGRPFKLNSVEAFAAALYILGNKEHAEEILSKFNWGHTFLEVNKEPLEDYSKAKDSKDIVRIQAEYF, from the coding sequence ATGGATAACCAGAAAGTGAAAAAATATCATCTTCACATCTATCACGCCCGACAGTGTGATCCGAAGAAGTGTACCGGGAAAAAGATGGCAAGGTTTGATCTTGCACGGCTTTTCGACAAAGTACAAAAGATACCTCGTGGCTCAATTCTTCTCGACCCAATGGCAGAACAGGCACTGTCCCCGGCAGACAGGAACGAGCAAAATATCACTGTTCTTGATTGCTCCTGGGAAACCGTTGAGGAAGTTTTCCCGCAGCTCTTGAGACTGCAACTTAAGCACCGGGCCCTACCCTATCTCGTGGCTGCCAATCCCGTGAACTTTGGCCGCCCATTCAAACTCAACTCTGTAGAAGCATTTGCAGCAGCCCTATATATACTTGGCAATAAGGAACATGCGGAGGAGATCCTGTCAAAGTTCAACTGGGGACATACGTTCCTCGAGGTCAATAAAGAGCCCCTTGAAGATTATTCAAAAGCAAAGGACAGCAAGGATATTGTCAGGATACAGGCTGAATATTTCTGA
- a CDS encoding TIGR00725 family protein produces MIQIGVIGAGSCDEKVSKMAEAVGTGIAKKNATLICGGLGGVMEAASKGCKAAGGQTIGILPGKQKEDANQYIDHIIVTAMGHARNAIIAQSCDALIAVDGEYGTLSEIALSLKMGKPVVTLGSKWDIEGTWVAASPEDAVEIAMRLILTR; encoded by the coding sequence TTGATACAAATAGGCGTTATCGGTGCAGGTTCATGTGATGAAAAGGTATCAAAAATGGCTGAAGCCGTTGGTACCGGGATCGCAAAGAAAAATGCTACCCTTATTTGCGGAGGCCTTGGTGGTGTGATGGAAGCTGCGTCAAAGGGTTGCAAAGCAGCAGGTGGACAGACGATCGGCATCCTTCCCGGCAAGCAAAAAGAGGATGCTAACCAGTATATCGATCATATTATCGTCACCGCAATGGGACATGCCAGGAATGCCATCATTGCACAGTCCTGTGATGCACTGATCGCAGTGGACGGGGAATATGGTACACTCTCTGAGATCGCCCTTTCACTCAAGATGGGAAAGCCTGTGGTAACACTTGGATCAAAGTGGGATATCGAGGGCACATGGGTTGCAGCAAGCCCCGAGGATGCGGTCGAGATCGCAATGCGGCTGATTTTGACAAGGTAA
- a CDS encoding sulfurtransferase TusA family protein, with protein sequence MAEIEIDTRGETCPVPLVECRKALRKAAPGDEVTVLGTHPASKKEIPMACKALGLEVIDVEGKDDEWKIKIRR encoded by the coding sequence ATGGCAGAAATTGAAATAGACACCAGAGGAGAGACATGTCCTGTTCCTCTCGTAGAGTGCCGAAAAGCTTTGAGGAAGGCAGCTCCGGGAGATGAAGTAACTGTTCTTGGAACACATCCAGCGTCCAAAAAAGAAATACCAATGGCCTGTAAAGCACTTGGACTTGAGGTTATTGATGTTGAAGGAAAGGACGATGAATGGAAAATAAAGATACGCAGATAA
- a CDS encoding DsrE/DsrF/DrsH-like family protein, whose product MTDMAETADKAVIIVHSGDMDKLYSALIVGNGALAMGMDVSMYFTFWGLQRLKKGGLEKGPLSKMHMLGLGKWMIKKRMKAANVASLEKLMNDYKELGGKILACEMTMEIMGVKADELRTEWIDEYGAVGTYVNEARDAKITLFI is encoded by the coding sequence ATGACCGACATGGCAGAGACTGCCGATAAAGCCGTCATTATTGTCCATAGTGGGGATATGGATAAACTTTACAGTGCTCTTATTGTTGGGAACGGGGCACTTGCAATGGGAATGGATGTTTCCATGTATTTTACTTTCTGGGGACTTCAGCGTCTTAAGAAAGGCGGACTTGAAAAAGGCCCTCTTTCAAAGATGCATATGCTGGGACTTGGAAAGTGGATGATAAAGAAACGCATGAAAGCAGCAAATGTCGCTTCTCTTGAAAAGCTCATGAACGACTACAAGGAACTGGGTGGAAAGATACTCGCCTGTGAGATGACCATGGAGATCATGGGAGTTAAGGCCGACGAGCTACGTACCGAATGGATCGATGAGTACGGCGCAGTGGGCACCTATGTCAATGAGGCAAGAGATGCGAAGATAACACTTTTCATTTAA
- a CDS encoding rubredoxin: MTGYKCNVCNVFEYDDEEGNAEMGIAPGTKPEDFPDDWKCPICGADKSHLMPV; this comes from the coding sequence ATGACAGGATACAAATGTAACGTATGCAACGTCTTTGAGTACGACGACGAGGAAGGAAACGCTGAAATGGGCATCGCACCGGGAACAAAACCGGAAGATTTCCCGGATGACTGGAAATGTCCTATCTGCGGTGCAGATAAAAGCCACCTGATGCCAGTCTGA
- a CDS encoding glutamate synthase-related protein, translating to MTEYRCDVCGAFEYDDSRGDSNTGVKPGAKPDDFPDDWRCPICGADKSHQKPVEKEEVEEISREEVVTCPKCGTKSKITVSEYGKVDISGYLGEWKRTSDTIESYMDDIHRISITGESVLEPMRTTRDVLSWDDILIKGAQLAKIPLNEDEPVNTTTTIGPKAKVPLVIETPVFITHMSYGALSKEVKQSLAMGSAAVKTAMCSGEGGILKESMEKAHKYIFEYVPNRYSVTEDNLKKVDAIEIKIGQSAKPGMGGHLPAEKVTNELAEIRGFPEGTDIVSPAHFDDIRDKDDLKAKVKWLRETSGGKPIGIKMAAGNIEADMEVAVYAKPDFITIDGRPGATAAALKFVKNSTSIPTIFALYRARKFLDEKGIKDISLIITGGLRVSSDFAKALALGADAIAIGTAALMACACQQYRQCDTGKCPVGVTTQDPELRARLKIDISAKKLENFLRVSTQELENFARLTGNDDVHKLSINDLCTTNSEISDHTQIEHV from the coding sequence ATGACCGAATACCGATGTGACGTATGTGGTGCTTTTGAATATGATGATTCCAGAGGAGACTCGAACACCGGAGTTAAACCCGGTGCAAAGCCGGACGACTTTCCTGATGACTGGCGATGCCCGATATGTGGTGCAGACAAAAGCCATCAGAAGCCTGTTGAAAAAGAAGAGGTAGAGGAAATTTCCAGGGAAGAGGTCGTGACCTGCCCGAAATGTGGAACAAAGAGCAAGATCACCGTTTCAGAGTATGGGAAAGTAGATATCAGCGGTTACCTGGGAGAGTGGAAAAGGACTTCAGACACTATCGAATCCTATATGGACGACATCCATAGGATCTCAATTACCGGCGAATCCGTCCTCGAGCCGATGAGAACTACCCGGGATGTACTTTCCTGGGACGATATCCTCATCAAAGGAGCACAGCTTGCAAAGATCCCCCTCAACGAAGATGAACCTGTCAATACTACAACTACCATCGGACCAAAAGCAAAAGTGCCTCTTGTCATTGAAACTCCTGTTTTCATTACCCATATGTCCTACGGGGCTTTGTCAAAGGAAGTGAAACAATCCCTTGCAATGGGAAGTGCTGCCGTTAAGACCGCAATGTGCTCAGGTGAAGGCGGAATACTTAAAGAGAGCATGGAGAAAGCTCACAAATACATTTTTGAGTACGTGCCGAACAGGTACAGCGTTACCGAAGATAACCTGAAGAAAGTGGATGCCATCGAGATCAAGATCGGCCAGTCAGCCAAACCCGGCATGGGAGGACACCTGCCTGCAGAGAAGGTCACAAACGAGCTGGCAGAGATCAGAGGCTTCCCCGAAGGCACTGACATCGTGAGTCCGGCTCATTTTGATGATATCAGGGACAAGGATGATCTGAAGGCAAAGGTCAAATGGCTTAGGGAAACCTCAGGAGGAAAGCCCATCGGCATCAAGATGGCAGCAGGCAATATCGAAGCTGACATGGAGGTTGCTGTCTATGCAAAGCCCGATTTCATAACAATCGATGGCAGACCCGGAGCAACTGCTGCTGCACTGAAGTTCGTCAAGAACTCAACATCCATCCCGACCATATTTGCACTCTACCGTGCGAGGAAATTCCTTGATGAGAAAGGCATTAAAGATATTTCTCTTATCATCACCGGTGGCCTGAGGGTTTCTTCCGATTTTGCAAAAGCACTGGCACTTGGCGCAGATGCTATTGCCATAGGTACAGCGGCACTCATGGCATGTGCATGCCAGCAATACAGGCAATGTGATACTGGAAAATGTCCGGTAGGAGTCACAACACAGGACCCTGAGCTTCGTGCCAGACTGAAGATCGATATTTCTGCAAAGAAGCTGGAGAACTTCCTGAGAGTGTCCACGCAGGAGCTGGAGAACTTCGCAAGGCTAACAGGAAATGATGATGTCCACAAATTAAGCATCAACGATCTTTGCACTACGAATTCTGAAATTTCAGATCATACGCAGATAGAACATGTCTGA
- a CDS encoding FAD-dependent oxidoreductase, with product MITHDVVVIGGGLSGLRCAIELYEKGVDVAIISKVPPIRSHSGAAQGGINASLGSDDSWESHAFDTVKGSDYLADQDTVEILCREAPDRVLEMEHWGTNFSRKDDGTIAQRPFGGAGFPRTCYAGDRTGHNLLHTLHERVLRAGIKVYREWLVTRLVIEDKRCLGFVAMNLLDSELEVFKTKATVLATGGYGRIYEKSTNAIINKGFGISLAYRAGVPLQDMEFVQFHPTTLWGTNILITEGARGEGGYLYNEDHERFMKDYAASSMELAPRDIVARSIQQEIDEGRGFPGGYVHLDITHLGKDLIEERLGGIRQISIDFAGIDPVEEPIPVQPGQHYSMGGISSNKDGATPANGLYAVGECACISVHGANRLGGNSLLDTVVFGRRAGVHAAGYVASLEEADDDPLEKALNNERTAISDMMGSDGESYSGISEELKKTMQENVGVFREKKKLQKAIEDIKKLEEKAKSLKVKTTAKEFNLELLNAIELKGMLDLAHSIALGALVREESRGAHYRTDFLERDDGNWLKHTLAYLTPEGPRLEYKDVNITTFQPQRRTY from the coding sequence ATGATAACACACGATGTAGTAGTGATAGGAGGCGGGCTTTCAGGTCTGCGATGTGCTATCGAACTTTACGAAAAGGGAGTTGATGTTGCTATCATCTCCAAGGTACCTCCCATACGCAGCCATTCCGGAGCCGCACAGGGAGGGATCAACGCATCCCTGGGATCAGACGACAGCTGGGAATCCCATGCATTCGATACCGTAAAGGGAAGCGACTACCTTGCAGACCAGGATACGGTGGAGATTCTTTGCAGGGAAGCCCCAGACAGGGTCCTTGAAATGGAACATTGGGGTACCAATTTCTCAAGGAAGGATGACGGTACTATCGCACAGCGCCCCTTTGGAGGTGCGGGTTTTCCGAGGACCTGCTATGCAGGGGACAGGACCGGACACAACCTTCTCCATACTCTTCATGAAAGAGTACTGCGTGCAGGTATCAAGGTATACAGAGAATGGCTTGTGACAAGACTTGTAATCGAGGACAAAAGGTGTCTGGGCTTTGTGGCCATGAACCTGCTGGACTCCGAACTGGAAGTCTTCAAAACAAAGGCAACGGTCCTTGCCACAGGTGGCTACGGACGTATCTACGAGAAGTCTACCAATGCTATCATCAACAAGGGATTTGGAATAAGCCTTGCCTACCGCGCAGGAGTGCCATTGCAGGACATGGAGTTCGTGCAGTTTCATCCCACAACGCTCTGGGGAACCAATATATTAATCACCGAGGGTGCAAGGGGTGAAGGCGGTTACCTCTACAACGAGGACCATGAAAGGTTCATGAAAGATTATGCAGCCTCTTCGATGGAACTTGCTCCAAGAGATATCGTTGCAAGGTCCATACAACAGGAGATCGATGAGGGAAGAGGTTTTCCCGGAGGATATGTCCATCTGGACATCACACACCTCGGGAAAGATCTTATTGAAGAAAGGCTGGGAGGCATAAGACAGATCTCCATCGATTTTGCAGGCATCGATCCCGTTGAGGAACCTATTCCAGTACAGCCAGGACAGCATTACTCCATGGGGGGAATCAGTTCTAACAAGGACGGTGCAACCCCTGCAAACGGTCTCTATGCAGTTGGCGAATGTGCCTGTATAAGTGTTCATGGTGCAAACCGACTGGGAGGAAATTCCCTTCTTGACACCGTGGTCTTTGGAAGAAGGGCAGGAGTTCATGCAGCAGGCTATGTTGCATCACTGGAAGAAGCAGATGATGATCCTCTGGAGAAGGCCCTTAACAATGAAAGAACTGCCATTTCGGATATGATGGGAAGCGATGGTGAAAGCTACTCCGGCATCAGTGAGGAATTAAAGAAGACCATGCAGGAGAATGTTGGTGTTTTCAGGGAAAAGAAGAAGCTTCAGAAGGCAATCGAAGACATCAAAAAACTGGAAGAAAAAGCAAAGTCCCTGAAGGTAAAGACAACTGCAAAGGAATTCAACCTTGAACTGCTCAATGCTATCGAACTTAAGGGCATGCTGGACCTGGCACATTCGATCGCATTAGGGGCACTTGTACGTGAGGAGAGCAGGGGTGCCCATTACAGGACGGATTTCCTTGAAAGAGACGACGGGAACTGGCTGAAGCATACACTCGCCTATCTTACACCGGAAGGACCCAGACTGGAATACAAAGATGTAAACATAACGACATTCCAGCCACAGAGGAGGACGTACTGA
- a CDS encoding succinate dehydrogenase/fumarate reductase iron-sulfur subunit, which translates to MMKLKIRRQDGEKVWYEVFEVEDRPGMTVLEALFYVQEKLDGSLTFRYSCRGAVCGSCGMLINRVPRLACRTQISDLRKEPTNEGNPEVLIANKMNEEGNDEILIEPLPNLEVIRDLVVDMEAFYSLLDSVRPWLELREDVPEKENIVDQEMQVRLEQYTNCILCAICHGSCPVAARDKKYYGPAALAKAWRFDLDPREDDGHREQRLDIVNSNSGVWGCDTVYKCVAVCPKKVAPTLSINELRNRIELSGKKEDKKNDMKL; encoded by the coding sequence ATGATGAAACTGAAGATCAGGAGACAGGATGGGGAAAAGGTCTGGTACGAGGTGTTTGAGGTCGAAGACAGACCCGGTATGACCGTGCTGGAAGCATTGTTCTATGTCCAGGAAAAGCTGGACGGAAGCCTGACCTTCCGATACTCCTGCAGGGGTGCTGTCTGTGGGAGCTGCGGAATGCTTATCAACAGGGTCCCAAGACTTGCCTGCAGGACGCAGATATCTGATCTGAGAAAAGAACCGACCAACGAAGGTAACCCGGAAGTACTGATCGCGAACAAGATGAACGAAGAGGGCAATGATGAGATACTGATCGAACCTCTTCCAAACCTGGAAGTCATACGAGACCTTGTTGTGGATATGGAAGCGTTCTATTCCCTTCTTGACAGTGTAAGACCCTGGCTTGAGCTAAGAGAGGATGTTCCTGAAAAGGAGAACATTGTAGACCAGGAGATGCAGGTAAGGCTTGAGCAATATACGAACTGCATCCTCTGTGCGATATGTCACGGATCATGTCCTGTTGCAGCAAGGGATAAAAAATACTACGGACCGGCAGCCCTTGCAAAAGCATGGCGTTTTGACCTTGACCCCAGGGAAGATGACGGACACAGAGAACAGCGTCTAGACATAGTTAATTCGAATTCCGGGGTATGGGGTTGTGATACTGTATACAAATGTGTTGCAGTGTGCCCGAAAAAAGTGGCACCAACCCTGAGTATCAATGAACTTCGAAACAGGATAGAGTTAAGCGGTAAAAAGGAAGACAAAAAGAATGATATGAAATTATAA